The proteins below are encoded in one region of Hordeum vulgare subsp. vulgare chromosome 3H, MorexV3_pseudomolecules_assembly, whole genome shotgun sequence:
- the LOC123440841 gene encoding F-box/LRR-repeat protein At2g43260-like, translated as MAEAAMPAEGATPLLEGLLDDIVLWDILVLLDPKSLIRCRAVRRAWRGATSTRRFLLAHHARQPAFPAFSSSGCRNFLALDHRAAQLHTVARHDEPFFLEASCDGLLLSRSYSGRRLTVYNPATREHVSLRCPSWGFNIVGMYPHGLTGEYRLLLTNFMVPEGQTGCYVLPLGSDEPPRYIGWLDMVKPLCIEISALVRDSLHWFLLKHGKYVLVFDTTAESFRHMRGPLPLGGVDAGLFEMDDTLGIHCHDDAMEIVTIWVLQDYQSEVWHLKYRIKLPVADIWEKLQVGGESWGLGVGVVSGDGDVLLLIHFRGWLLQVDSDGKLIKSFDCGHRDLCIYEYRLKQSLVKHTFLRALKGSEGSASPLI; from the coding sequence ATGGCGGAGGCGGCCATGCCGGCGGAAGGAGCGACGCCTCTCCTCGAGGGCCTGCTGGACGACATCGTCCTCTGGGATATCCTCGTCCTCCTCGACCCCAAATCCCTCATCCGCTGCCGCGCCGTCCGCCGCGCCTGGCGCGGCGCCACCTCCACCCGCCGCTTCCTCCTCGCCCACCACGCCCGCCAGCCCGCCTTCCCCGCTTTCTCCAGCAGCGGGTGCCGTAACTTCCTCGCCCTGGACCACCGGGCCGCCCAGCTCCACACCGTCGCCCGGCACGACGAGCCCTTCTTTCTCGAGGCTTCCTGCGACGGCCTCCTCCTCTCCAGGTCTTATTCCGGCCGCCGCCTCACCGTCTACAACCCTGCCACCCGTGAGCACGTCTCCCTCAGGTGCCCATCGTGGGGCTTCAACATCGTGGGGATGTACCCACACGGACTCACCGGCGAGTACCGGCTGCTGCTCACCAACTTCATGGTGCCTGAGGGCCAAACTGGATGCTATGTCCTCCCGCTTGGTTCCGACGAGCCACCGAGGTACATTGGGTGGCTGGACATGGTGAAACCGCTGTGCATAGAGATATCTGCCCTTGTCCGTGATAGCCTGCATTGGTTCCTGCTGAAGCATGGAAAGTATGTCTTGGTATTTGACACCACGGCCGAGTCGTTCCGGCACATGCGTGGTCCACTTCCTCTTGGCGGCGTTGACGCTGGCCTGTTTGAGATGGATGACACGCTCGGCATCCATTGCCATGACGATGCCATGGAAATCGTTACTATATGGGTGTTGCAGGATTACCAAAGTGAGGTTTGGCACTTAAAGTACCGAATCAAATTGCCGGTTGCAGATATATGGGAGAAGCTTCAAGTCGGTGGTGAAAGTTGGGGTTTGGGTGTTGGTGTTGTTTCGGGGGATGGTGACGTGCTCCTGTTGATCCATTTTCGTGGGTGGCTGCTTCAGGTTGACAGTGACGGCAAATTGATTAAAAGTTTTGATTGTGGTCACAGAGACCTGTGTATATATGAATATCGGCTCAAGCAAAGTCTTGTCAAGCATACCTTCTTGAGGGCTCTAAAAGGTTCTGAAGGTAGTGCCTCGCCTTTGATCTGA